A region of Lycium barbarum isolate Lr01 chromosome 1, ASM1917538v2, whole genome shotgun sequence DNA encodes the following proteins:
- the LOC132610523 gene encoding serine/threonine-protein kinase ZRK1-like produces the protein MHHFKGLARKNLVSSASAERRKKEQHYYLKNGSSVLKEILALCDGNCRIPIRYFSAIEIQRATEHSAKKIKLSALDLVTGSLNNRLVLVRFNELNFDNIHRDIAITAQMSHLKNVLRLIGCCLEFESPVMVYEYVEGISLRDLLFKKGNHDDQTRRSLLSWGNRLRIANQVASAVVFLHTEFTTPIIHRDIKPHKVIIDQNSGVAKMVDFSFSISLPPGKMEVQAGFLGTAGYIAPEYGLRDIVTQKNDVYSFGVLLFELLIGESVHDIIMNRVAIPKEGTNFENLTPNIVDSYFTEGNVIDIADPAILKERGIEIRQQLEDYLDLVKKCTAYKGENRPYMIHVARELRRIERCYRALTLGQK, from the coding sequence ATGCATCACTTCAAGGGACTCGCAAGGAAGAACCTAGTTTCCTCTGCCTCTGCAGAAAGGCGGAAGAAAGAgcagcattattatttaaagaatGGAAGTTCAGTGCTGAAGGAGATTCTTGCTTTATGCGACGGAAATTGCCGAATTCCCATCCGTTATTTCAGTGCTATAGAGATCCAGAGGGCAACAGAGCACTCTGCAAAGAAAATAAAGCTCTCAGCTCTGGATTTGGTTACGGGCTCTCTGAACAACCGCCTTGTTTTAGTTCGGTTCAATGAGCTGAACTTCGATAATATTCACCGAGATATAGCAATTACTGCTCAGATGAGTCATCTCAAGAATGTGCTCAGACTTATCGGTTGCTGTCTAGAATTTGAATCACCAGTTATGGTGTATGAATATGTTGAAGGTATATCTCTTAGAGATCTACTTTTCAAAAAAGGTAATCATGATGATCAAACTAGAAGATCATTATTATCTTGGGGAAATAGATTACGGATTGCCAATCAGGTTGCTTCTGCAGTCGTTTTTCTCCATACAGAATTTACTACGCCCATCATCCACAGAGATATAAAGCCACACAAAGTGATAATAGATCAGAATAGCGGTGTTGCCAAAATGGTGGACTTCTCATTTTCCATATCATTGCCTCCAGGGAAAATGGAGGTACAAGCTGGATTTCTAGGAACAGCCGGGTATATAGCTCCTGAATATGGCCTTCGTGATATTGTTACTCAAAAAAATGACGTCTATAGCTTCGGGGTTCTTCTCTTTGAGCTATTAATTGGAGAAAGTGTGCACGATATTATCATGAATAGAGTGGCAATTCCAAAAGAGGGGACAAATTTTGAAAATCTCACACCCAACATCGTCGATAGCTATTTTACAGAGGGTAATGTAATAGATATAGCGGATCCTGCCATTTTAAAAGAGCGTGGAATTGAGATTCGACAACAATTGGAAGACTACTTGGATCTTGTTAAGAAATGCACAGCTTACAAGGGAGAAAATAGACCATACATGATTCATGTTGCAAGGGAATTACGCCGAATTGAGAGGTGTTACCGTGCCCTCACTCTTGGTCAGAAATAA